The DNA region TTCGAGGCGGTCTGGCTGTCAGGCATCGTAATAAATTCCCCCCCAAAACCCATCCAAATGCTGCACAAATGCCTGCTGATTAAAAGTGGTTCATCTATCCTGGCCCGAGTTAACTGCTCAGTGGGCGCCGGCCGGGACGTTGAGTTTAATGGCAGCTTGTTTCTGCCCAACGTGCCGCTGTGTTTAATAGTAGCTCTGCCATGATTGTGGCGGGTGATGCGAAATGAAGGGAAACCAATAGCACAGGGCCAAACAAAGAGCCAGAGCGTTAGAAGTGTCTGTACCTCAAAGCTGAGAGTTTACAGAAATGAGCAAAGCACatcaaaaaataaacaacaagaAGAATGTTTaacatttcccttctttcttcCCTCTAGCTAAAACTGAAGAACTTGAAAGAGGAGctgagaacacacactgaaTCGGCAACAAGGCAATGTCACGCGGGAAGGAGCGTGAGGGCAGCTTTTATGCTGgaaagtgggcggagccaattAGACACAGGTGTCAGACATCAGGTGAATCACAGGTGAGCTGATGACTGGACAAAGAGGGAGACCAACAGGCTAAATGTCATATTTCATTCACTCTAGTGCTTCAGAGCTCGACAGGAAGCATCACTTCCTGCCGGTCACTCCTGACCTCTGCGAAGACGTTGTCTCCGTTTCTGCGTAAAACAGCCGTTCGCATCGTCGTTCAGCGTTCAACAGAGGGAGGCGGCGCCGTTGTTCGGAGTTCACCGGATTAACTCTCACCGTGTCAGGCCTGCCAAGGTCTGCGGTatcacacacgcgctcacatcTCACCGCGTGACATTCGCCTTCTgagggatgatgggatggaagcAGCCACCGTGACGGTGAAGGCAGGAAGGACACGCTCCCGCTTCTGGAATATCATTTCCATCAACGTCACCAAGACACATGCAGCCTTCACCTGTCCCATATTTACAGTCAGAGAAGAGGAAATCATTTCAGCGTAGCCGCTATTTGAGCTTATAAAGCCTTTATTCAAATGGACTTTTAATTGGACTCATCACACTCATTTTGCTGTTTCAGTAACAAAGAGACTCTCAGACTCGATTACTCTCCCCTGGCATCACACGGTGTCGCTTGACATCAGCTTTTTAACTGTTACACAGGTTTTAAACAGCTTCGGCGAATGTAGATGATGGATCACAAAGGTTGCGCTAATCAGGGTGACTGTGCTTTTTAGcctccatcaccagcagcacatcagcaaaCACTTCTCACCTCATCGATCGTTCCAGTGCTGAGGAGGATTTGGTGGCATCGAGTGGTGGGATTAGAGATGGTTCAGGTTGTCAGACTAGtggaaaaaacaacataaaatatcttctctttttgCACTTGTGGTTAAAAAATCACCACGAACAAatttaaatgtagttttcttttcttaagTAACTGTAGGTTGTTAAAAACCTGCCAGTTGTTGGGTAACCAGTTACCGTGATGATGGCGTGAGCGTGAAAGCGCACAAAGATGAAATTGCCGTGCACTTGAAGCAAGGCACTCAACTCCAACGTAATTCCCTTAATTCTCCCGTCTCTTCACGACTCTCTCGGCTGTCGGTGAGAGAGTGAAAGGCCTTTTGAAGGTCTTTACAAGATGTCTAAAGGATGATCTGCGATGTGAAAACATGGAGTTTGGAGATGTATTGATTTTCAAACAAGCCGTCTTGAGTGAGTAAATGGgctaacatttttaaaaaaaagtaaaataaaaagggcAGGGGGATACATTTCAGGAAATATGACAATCATGTTGCATCAGTAATCCAGCGAATCTTTATGGATCTGAAAGGAAAAGCGGCAAACGACACGAGGCGCCCGGCCGGGAGAGTTTCATACGAACCCTGCTTCTgggaaaaatccattttgtgAGTTATACTGAAATGCATCAATAATTCAGCCCCAGAAATCTCATATTTGACCTCATACGAAAATTCATTCCCGCATGTTGAACCAGCTCGGAGGAGTGATGAGAACAGACACTTGAAAGAATGTAGGTGGACTCAataaaggagggaggggagagaacaCGCCGCGGCGACCGCGCGCTCTCAGCCGGGCCCGTCTCGTATTGATTGATAGGATCACAGGAAACGCTCGGTGTCAAGAGAGAAGCAAAAACCTCGGTGGCAACACATTCTGCTGCTAAAAAAGAGCCTTGGTCTGCAACCAGGAAACAACTGCAACCAGTTTCTTTGCCCCCTTTAATGTAAATCACTTAATAACAACTGTAAAACATCATTATGCATGTGAAAACATTAATCCGGAATAAAGCTGCGCTCTTTAAAACCTCAATTTCCATAGAGTTTTGCTATCTTCGGTGttattttgcatatttttccCAGGCTGTTCAATCAATTATGGAAATAAGCCTGTAATCAGCAGCCTGCCTGCAGGTACCCTGGTGGGGCTCTTTGATTATAATATGGCGTGATTGGTGAGAGTGTTCCCTGTGTAAAAACCTACCGTTTAATGCTCTCTTCAGGTCTCAGGAGATGAAGGAGTGGGATGAAATCAAACAGAAATATCAAGATGTGTGGGAAATTGCAAATCAAGCTGTTGGTGGCAGCAGAAGTGGACGCGTGGCGACGAGGACTCTGGAGCGAGGCGCCGTCGGCCATGACAGCACACGGCCGAAGAAAATCCAGCTGATTCATGCAACCACAGGAAGGGGATCATTTTAGGGCTCGCTGTGCAGAATACTCCTAATAATCAATCACGGGTGATAAGGAGCAGCTCAGTTTCTGTCAGGTCtgggagctgctgttgctgctttttcATTGCTCTTTGGGGACACAGTCTAATTTTGTCCCAGGTATTAGTTCAGCTGTCGGCTGTCTGAGGTTGTCATTGTCGAATCTGCACCATGTGATTTTCCCTGCAAAGGTTTTAACAGAAATGTCACTCAGATGcacaggtttgggtttttttttcccccttcaagGCAAAGTCTGATGCTACAAATGCCTCTGGCTCGAAAAAATAGATGGGCGAGGATTTATTCTGTCTCAGTATTCATGTGCTGGTGGCTTCAACACAATCTCTACAACGCAGGTTTCATCTGAGGTGCCTCCACAGTCGCGAAACCAAACTCAGGGAACAATCCCAGTTCATTTGTatgaataacaacaataattacgGAAACACCAACTCGCAGCTTCCGATGACACCTGAACAACTCCTGGTCTTTTTTCTTGTTATTCATCAATGTTTCGGTGCATTCctgacattagcattagcatccttGGCTTTTCCCCGTGGTGGTTTGCCCTGCATGAACTGTTCTAGTTTGCGTTTGTTTTTccatacagcagcagcagcttcacgcTGGCAACAGGAGGCAGCTAAATGATTTGAATGTCAGCTATTGATCACGCgttgagctgctggagcagaggggCCAGCGTGATGGCTGgctgtgatggtgctgctggaggaggggaagacTGTGGGGACAGCATGGCTCTTCGTGAATAATGCTGCGTTGAATAATGGCATTTGAGAATTAGCCCCCCAAATGAATGGGATTTTTAGTGTTGTTAAAATACTGATCTGACCGTGTGTCTTTTCATATACTTTAACCAGGAAATTTGCCCCATGAAGGGTGGTGGTGCTAAGACTGTTAGCAACAGCATGAGTTATTATTCATTGCCTCATGTATCTTTTTATTCATCTGCCAGATTTATTGAACTAACAGATCTGCTACGTGTCCGTGTTGCCATAGCAAAGGTATTCTCTTGTATGTTCCACTCGAACGCCGTCCCTTTTCTCCGCGTATGTTCACAAGTTCCACCTCAAAGCAAGgttgaaagaggaagaaaaggtaGACTAACAATACCTGAAGGCCCCTTCATCAGTGCAGTGGGGGGACGacaaaaataaattgaaaatggaGAATTTGAGCGATAATGTTTTTAAAGCAAGACACTTAAGTAACGAATAGATCTGAACTTAAGAATCATTTGAATGAGTGCTGCTTATgctatttttttgtgtttccattAAAACAACTTGTACTTCCCCTGAACTTCACAGCATTTGATCTTTATTTCCTAAGCGTAAGCCTACGTCCAGAACGTGTGATTTCACTGTACGCCTTTGTTCATGACAGGGAATATGCCTTTGAGTCGTCTTTATCTGGGTCCAATACACAAACACTCGTCTTACAAGATTATTGGCATTTTTAATATCACAATCAATATGCCCCCTGGTCTTGTTGTGCATGGCAGCAGATCAAAAACTCTTTTACAGCCCACCACCATGTGCATGGAGCAGGATGTAGACTTTGTGATCCAAGTGCTCTTTCACTGTAGCTAAAAGCCTTGGCCTCTGTATCAAACCACTTTTTTCCACACTCCCCACCCACATTTCATggattaaaaagggaaaaaaaggactctGAGTCTGTAAAGCAAAGGAGCTGCAATACACCAGAAAAAGACtcttttaatgattttattatttaaaaaaaactaagaCAGACCATGTTCACATTAAAATCAGTGTTACAGATTTGTCCCAATAAAATGAGCCAAGGTAATTTTTAGACATAGAAATATTAATGTGGCAAAACATGTAGGCATATTCGTAAAATgaatctaaatttaaaaaaaagtaacacATGCAGCTCCGTTGAAAATGAACCTCTCCGAACGgatcctcccacacacaccctcacagaTGGTAATGAGTCAGGGGCAGTTTCAGTGAGAGGATCACTTAAGGGAACTGCGAGAGGAGCCACAAAACGTGTGTACCTCACAAAATAAGACTGCTTTATTTACACAGAACACAGACCAAATACACAGTACAAAACCAATTAAAACAAGTACAAAAGTGAAACTGTAGTTTAGTCAACAGTGGTCCTCATCCACCAATACCttccagggttttttttacGGAATTCAGAAGTAAATTCTTGAGAAAACTCTTTGTCAGATTAAGAGCATACTGTAGAGAGCAGAGAGCCGATCTCAGTTGGATTAATCTCCTCCTAGACTGGAAGTGTGTGCTAGTTGTCCCTATTTATGCCTCTGCAAGAGATGAATACTGACAAGGTGACAAATGGTTACTGCTGGGGGGAGTGAGCTGCATACGAGTGGCAAAACAAGCGGTGCTAAATcacactaaataaataaataaacaaaaaataaataaagatcatGGGATGAAGCTCGGTCTCTGGAGCGTCGCATGAATGTAACGTCGCGTCAGTTATGTTCGGTGGGGACGGCGAGCAGACGAAACGAAAGCTTCGTGCCAGAGACTCGTCAAGGACGCCACATGACCCTGTTTCCTACAAGAAGCACTTTCAAAAGTGCGACAGCATTCGAGAGTATCCGTAAATATTGGCGATAGCTGAAAAAAGCATCCCTgtatcattttaatgttttcacaaagagtgaaaccttttttttttttccctacaCACACTTGGTGAATGAGGTCCAACGATCGTTGTGCTGCGTCTTTTGTGAGGATTATGTTGAACTGCCATCCTTAACGTGCCTGATGGTTCTAAGGTTAATAAGTACTTTAAATAATGGCAGCCTTGGGTTGTTTTCCTGGTAACAATGACTGGTATCATACGCGAGTAGTGCCAGGTTTCCCATAGCAACCATAGACCCTTTCCCCGCTTGTAGACGACGCTATCTTCTTAAGCTGTTTTTGCGACCGCATTGAGTCCTTCAACGTTACGTTTCACGTATGGGCACAATCAAGACCTTTAGCAGTGAATCTCATAGGCAACCTGTGAACCAAAAAGAAGACTCTGACTCAGAAAAAGTTCCTCTGGGCCCGCTGTTAGGGGTCCTTCTCTTCCATCCGCTGGGTTTCTGCGAAGGCTCATTCCTGCTGATCGGCTCAGTGTCTGCACCATTTCGTGTTCCAGCAGAGCCTCTTTCATACCTTTCCTGCTCATCATGGCACAGCGGGACGAACTGGAGCCCAGGATGGGATTTGTTCTGTTGAGCACGTACATCTCATGGCCTTGGTCATCACGGTAATCCTCTAGCTGTGAAAAGGTGGTGGGGCCATCTGAATAATCGTTGGCATAAAGGATGCTCTCTTCCTTGCTGGCGCAGTAAGCACCACCTTCTTCTTTCTGGTACTGTTGGTGACGCGTGTAGATCATGATCAAAAGGAGAACTGCGGTGAGAGCTAACAAGGAGATGCCGACAGCAATGGCTGTCTGAGTAGCTGGGCCCAGAGCGCTGAAGTCCATGCTCTCTTGCTCATAGAGTGGTTCTTGGTTGACATCTAGAACTTCGGGCTGATAATAGGAGTTagatgaagaggaaataaaggaaTGTGAATTCAAACGAGGCCAAATCTGGGAAGAGTATGAGGAAGAGGACATGTTGACAGCTAAGTGAAAGGTAACTCGAGCCACGCCACCAGGATTCCAGGCTTCACACTCATAGCGGCCTGCATGTGCTACAGTTACATTGCTGAGGAACAGCATACCACTGCCCAGGTCTGGATCGAAGCTATCCCTCTCACCGCCTTCCTCAACTCCACGCACAAGTCCTTggactcctctgctgcctccaatCTTGATCCCGCCATTACTGGGCAGAGCTGTAACCACGCCACCAACCCCAGGCTTGTAGAACTCACCATTGGGTCCCAGTTCTTGGACCAAGCCTTGAGAGGATAACTGCGTCTTACCATGGGAGGCTTTTTTCCAGGTCACCTGAGGCTGAGGGTATCCTGATGCCTGGCAAGAAACACGGAGGCTCTCGCCTAGTCTCACAGTCAGGTGACTGGGCTCAAGCTGCACGACAGGGGGAATGCAGACCAGGCTGTTGGGGGCCACCTCCACCAGGCTGAGGTGAGAGAGACGGGGTGGCTCAGAGCACATCAGCCGACGCTGCTCGGCAGAACTCAACAGGCGCTGGCCATAGTCTCTGATCCAAGTCCTTAGCCAGCCCAGGGCACAGTCACAGCGCCAGGGGTTCTCTGCAGAGACGACGAGACACACAGCATATTTTATACAATGTAGCATAAAATGATCAGAAATA from Takifugu flavidus isolate HTHZ2018 chromosome 15, ASM371156v2, whole genome shotgun sequence includes:
- the LOC130539116 gene encoding leucine-rich repeat-containing protein 24-like encodes the protein MDLRWFLSLVIMACVLRTAPGCPSTCRCYSLTVECGSLGLKVIPQGLPFTTETIFLQDNAIVQIRLQDLTRLGSLHYLYLQNNSVSAVEPGAFLSQGQLLELALNGNLIHLVTADMFRGLEHLRILYLAGNQITRVQDHTFRGLHRLQELHLQENSIELLAEQALSGLSSLALLDLSKNHLRTLGSSSLKPLVSLQVLRVTENPWRCDCALGWLRTWIRDYGQRLLSSAEQRRLMCSEPPRLSHLSLVEVAPNSLVCIPPVVQLEPSHLTVRLGESLRVSCQASGYPQPQVTWKKASHGKTQLSSQGLVQELGPNGEFYKPGVGGVVTALPSNGGIKIGGSRGVQGLVRGVEEGGERDSFDPDLGSGMLFLSNVTVAHAGRYECEAWNPGGVARVTFHLAVNMSSSSYSSQIWPRLNSHSFISSSSNSYYQPEVLDVNQEPLYEQESMDFSALGPATQTAIAVGISLLALTAVLLLIMIYTRHQQYQKEEGGAYCASKEESILYANDYSDGPTTFSQLEDYRDDQGHEMYVLNRTNPILGSSSSRCAMMSRKGMKEALLEHEMVQTLSRSAGMSLRRNPADGREGPLTAGPEELFLSQSLLFGSQVAYEIHC